One Ignavibacterium sp. DNA segment encodes these proteins:
- a CDS encoding bifunctional (p)ppGpp synthetase/guanosine-3',5'-bis(diphosphate) 3'-pyrophosphohydrolase, producing the protein MAIENPKYQKMLDNLIKVSKRNLSSVNESLLTKAFELSLEAHKHDLRASGEPYFTHPYEVAMVVAEEFPLDDVTIVSALLHDVVEDTEYTSDFLRREFGQEVFEIVDGVTKISGIFRGHEITKAENYRKLLLSMVKDVRVILVKFADRLHNMRTLEFVNPDKQRRIAQETLEIYAPFAHRFGLGKVKWELEDLAFKYLNKEAYEELARKLKSKRKDRESYIKKFAEPIKQKLNEANLKYELSGRPKHLYSIYRKMVRRNKPFEEIYDLFAIRIILDTKNKNDCYTTLGIVNLVYLPVPDRFKDYISIPKTNNYQSIHTTVVGPVGRLVEVQIRTQEMHEVAEKGVAAHWRYKENKTATDNELETWVNWIRDIFENTSRDDQRKELMESFKLNLYQDEIYVFTPKGDLRRLPVGSTPVDFAFDIHSKVGFHCIGAKIDGKIVPLDTQLQSGDQVEIISSKNQHPNKNWIKFVKTHKAKNEIRKWLNKEEQLIVDKGSEIWEKKLKKLKLTFTPDDVLKLAHSNKFDNTRQFFKAISQGTINIDEVLTASSQKEEKEFEKEIEFKKLANTSRSDIGGILVDGKKSGIMYTYAKCCNPIPGDPVIGYITVGEGIKIHRKNCVNLINLSSTDADKLVNVQWPEVEGSLFVAGITLKGKDRPGILNDISHSIVTFQNTNIKSLNINTNDSLFEGSVTLYVSNLDHLNRIMERLKKVTGIYSIERFESA; encoded by the coding sequence ATGGCTATAGAAAATCCAAAATATCAGAAGATGCTTGATAACCTGATTAAGGTTAGTAAAAGAAATCTGTCTTCAGTTAATGAATCTTTACTAACTAAAGCATTTGAGCTGAGCCTTGAAGCCCATAAACATGATTTGCGTGCATCGGGTGAGCCTTATTTTACACATCCTTATGAAGTTGCAATGGTCGTTGCTGAAGAATTCCCGCTTGATGATGTTACAATTGTAAGTGCTTTGCTGCATGATGTTGTTGAAGATACCGAATATACTTCTGATTTTTTAAGAAGAGAATTTGGACAGGAAGTATTTGAAATTGTTGATGGCGTTACCAAGATAAGCGGAATTTTCAGAGGGCACGAAATAACCAAAGCAGAAAACTACCGTAAACTTTTACTTTCGATGGTTAAGGATGTCAGGGTTATTCTTGTAAAGTTTGCTGATAGACTTCATAATATGAGAACTCTTGAATTTGTTAATCCGGATAAACAAAGGAGAATTGCTCAGGAAACATTAGAGATATATGCTCCGTTTGCTCATAGATTTGGTCTTGGAAAAGTTAAGTGGGAACTAGAAGATCTTGCATTCAAATATCTGAACAAAGAAGCTTATGAAGAACTTGCCCGAAAATTAAAATCCAAAAGAAAAGACCGTGAATCGTATATTAAAAAATTTGCTGAACCAATTAAGCAAAAACTAAATGAAGCAAATCTTAAATATGAATTAAGCGGAAGACCAAAGCACCTTTACAGCATCTACCGGAAAATGGTCAGAAGAAATAAACCATTTGAAGAAATCTATGACCTTTTTGCAATTAGAATAATTCTTGATACGAAGAATAAGAATGATTGTTACACAACACTTGGTATTGTAAATTTGGTTTATCTTCCCGTTCCAGACCGGTTTAAAGATTATATTTCAATTCCAAAGACAAACAACTATCAATCAATTCATACTACCGTTGTAGGACCTGTAGGCAGGTTAGTAGAAGTTCAGATAAGGACACAGGAAATGCATGAAGTTGCAGAAAAAGGAGTTGCAGCGCATTGGAGATACAAAGAAAATAAAACTGCTACTGATAATGAGCTTGAAACCTGGGTTAACTGGATACGAGACATTTTTGAAAATACCTCCAGAGATGACCAGAGAAAAGAATTGATGGAAAGTTTCAAGTTAAATCTTTATCAGGATGAAATTTATGTTTTTACTCCAAAAGGTGATTTAAGAAGATTACCTGTCGGTTCAACTCCGGTAGATTTTGCATTTGATATTCACAGCAAGGTAGGATTTCATTGTATCGGTGCTAAAATTGATGGTAAAATAGTTCCACTTGATACACAATTGCAGAGTGGTGATCAGGTTGAAATAATCAGTTCAAAAAATCAGCATCCGAATAAAAACTGGATTAAATTTGTAAAAACTCATAAAGCTAAAAATGAAATAAGAAAATGGTTAAATAAAGAGGAGCAGCTAATTGTTGATAAAGGAAGTGAAATCTGGGAAAAGAAATTAAAAAAGTTAAAGCTTACTTTTACACCCGATGATGTTCTTAAATTAGCTCACTCAAATAAATTTGATAATACGCGCCAGTTCTTTAAAGCGATTTCGCAGGGAACAATAAATATTGATGAAGTTCTAACTGCAAGCTCACAAAAAGAAGAGAAAGAATTTGAGAAAGAAATTGAGTTTAAGAAATTAGCAAATACTTCACGAAGTGATATTGGCGGAATTTTAGTTGATGGTAAAAAATCCGGGATTATGTACACTTATGCCAAATGCTGTAATCCAATTCCAGGTGATCCTGTAATCGGATACATTACCGTTGGAGAAGGAATAAAAATCCATCGTAAGAATTGTGTAAACCTTATCAATCTTTCATCAACCGATGCGGATAAACTGGTTAATGTTCAGTGGCCAGAAGTCGAAGGGTCATTATTTGTTGCGGGTATTACGCTAAAGGGTAAGGATAGACCCGGAATCCTGAATGATATTTCACATTCTATCGTTACATTTCAAAATACAAATATCAAATCGCTAAACATTAACACAAATGATTCTCTGTTTGAAGGAAGTGTTACTCTTTATGTAAGTAATCTGGATCATTTAAACAGAATAATGGAGAGATTAAAAAAAGTAACAGGTATTTATTCTATTGAAAGATTTGAATCTGCATGA
- the ruvX gene encoding Holliday junction resolvase RuvX gives MAVDFGIKRIGIALSDSLKLFAYPHVTLANDSNFFNELKKIVEEKQVEEVVLGIPAENNVSKTSVVKNIEKFKEELKNKIKVKIILWDESFTSSIAQQKILESVTKKKKRQNKGLIDMYAAAVILQEYLDSIKTV, from the coding sequence ATGGCTGTTGATTTTGGTATTAAAAGAATCGGTATTGCATTGTCCGATTCGTTAAAACTGTTTGCTTATCCACATGTTACTTTGGCAAATGATTCAAATTTTTTTAATGAGTTAAAAAAAATTGTAGAAGAAAAACAGGTTGAGGAAGTTGTTCTGGGCATTCCTGCAGAAAACAATGTATCAAAAACATCTGTGGTTAAAAATATTGAAAAGTTTAAAGAAGAGCTGAAGAACAAAATTAAAGTAAAAATTATTTTATGGGATGAATCTTTTACTTCTTCAATTGCCCAGCAGAAAATACTGGAATCAGTTACTAAAAAGAAAAAAAGACAGAATAAAGGATTGATCGATATGTATGCTGCAGCAGTAATCCTGCAGGAATATCTGGATTCGATCAAAACCGTTTGA
- a CDS encoding BMC domain-containing protein — protein MIEKSLGIFETNSISASIKALSVIVKENSLDIINKQVLGDGIVALVFTGNLGAMKKAFKISAEHLSASSEFRAFHIIPMPHKNLLTLFGIRG, from the coding sequence TTGATTGAAAAATCTCTCGGCATATTTGAAACTAATAGTATATCTGCATCAATAAAAGCCTTATCAGTTATTGTTAAGGAGAATTCTTTAGATATTATCAATAAGCAGGTTTTAGGTGATGGTATCGTAGCATTAGTTTTTACAGGTAATTTAGGAGCAATGAAGAAAGCTTTTAAAATCAGTGCGGAGCATTTAAGTGCTTCAAGTGAATTCAGGGCTTTTCACATTATTCCAATGCCGCATAAAAATTTACTTACTTTATTTGGTATCAGAGGTTAA
- a CDS encoding BMC domain-containing protein: MSNSFGLIESKGLVALVEAADVILKNSPVEILGVHKLNNGLTALAVSGDQDYVNAAVESAVEAGKRVGEINAFTVIDQPPKQVVKIFGDLFLVSMENNDLISDSNDELNLKANRVSAPEFEKAKIGNNKVQVIKRREISKISVKAAHSDKKAKKISSGKIIQEKPEVKDNLQSSENIFLHNESESNGHKNDLNLSTIERLRKEALGVAAKKVFNENTTTLAPVKKIKVKNDSLRLENQIVDFELIDTLNVHKLRNYARRFPEFPIKGREISRANRDELMEYFNKIDTLR; the protein is encoded by the coding sequence ATGTCCAATTCTTTCGGCTTAATTGAATCAAAAGGACTGGTTGCTTTAGTTGAAGCAGCAGATGTAATACTCAAAAACTCACCCGTTGAAATTCTGGGTGTGCATAAATTAAATAACGGCTTAACTGCCTTAGCGGTAAGCGGTGATCAGGATTATGTTAATGCTGCTGTTGAATCTGCCGTTGAAGCCGGTAAAAGAGTTGGTGAAATAAATGCTTTTACAGTTATTGATCAGCCTCCCAAACAAGTAGTGAAAATATTTGGTGATCTGTTTTTAGTTTCTATGGAAAATAATGATCTGATTTCTGATAGTAATGATGAATTAAACCTTAAAGCTAATAGAGTTTCCGCTCCTGAATTTGAAAAAGCTAAAATCGGGAATAATAAAGTACAGGTTATTAAAAGAAGAGAAATTTCAAAAATATCCGTTAAAGCAGCTCATTCTGATAAAAAAGCTAAAAAAATATCTTCTGGAAAAATTATTCAGGAAAAGCCTGAAGTAAAAGATAATTTACAATCTTCAGAAAATATTTTTTTGCATAATGAATCTGAAAGCAATGGACATAAAAATGATTTGAATCTTTCTACAATTGAACGCTTGAGAAAAGAAGCTTTAGGTGTTGCTGCAAAAAAAGTTTTTAATGAAAATACTACTACACTTGCTCCTGTTAAAAAGATAAAAGTAAAGAATGATTCATTAAGATTGGAAAATCAAATAGTAGATTTTGAACTAATTGATACATTGAATGTACATAAACTTAGAAATTATGCTAGAAGATTTCCTGAATTTCCAATTAAAGGAAGGGAAATATCCAGAGCTAACAGAGATGAGCTTATGGAATATTTTAATAAAATAGATACTCTGCGATAA
- the tmk gene encoding dTMP kinase, whose translation MFISFEGIDFSGKSTQVKLLESYLKSQNKKVKLIREPGGTVISEKIRKILLDKENNSMVIETEIFLFSASRAQLVREIIRPCLEDGYYVITDRFHDSSTAYQGYGRGLSVESIVKINNLAIGNTVPDITFFIDIPIEAAAERKAKMSMADLDRIEVSEEKFFERVRNGYLEIAESEKRFRVIDGTKSINEINELIINEINIFEGVNK comes from the coding sequence ATGTTTATCAGCTTTGAAGGGATAGATTTTAGCGGAAAATCAACACAGGTAAAATTATTAGAAAGCTACCTTAAAAGCCAAAATAAAAAAGTTAAACTAATCCGCGAACCAGGCGGTACAGTAATATCTGAGAAAATAAGAAAAATTTTACTCGACAAAGAAAATAATTCTATGGTTATAGAAACAGAAATTTTTCTCTTTTCTGCAAGCAGGGCACAATTAGTAAGAGAAATTATCAGACCTTGTCTTGAAGATGGGTATTATGTTATCACAGATAGATTTCATGATTCTTCAACTGCCTATCAGGGATATGGAAGAGGTTTATCAGTTGAATCAATTGTTAAAATTAATAATCTTGCGATTGGCAATACTGTTCCAGATATAACTTTTTTTATTGATATCCCAATCGAAGCAGCTGCTGAGCGAAAAGCCAAAATGTCAATGGCAGATCTTGACAGAATTGAAGTTTCTGAAGAGAAATTTTTTGAGCGAGTAAGAAATGGTTATCTTGAAATTGCTGAATCTGAAAAAAGATTCAGAGTTATTGATGGCACAAAGAGTATCAATGAAATTAATGAACTGATAATAAATGAAATAAATATTTTTGAAGGTGTTAATAAATGA
- a CDS encoding S41 family peptidase translates to MKISKYVWFSLLIAAALSTFGFIYSNKDIYFEITKNLELFGKVYKEISFNYVDEIDPQEFMRAGIKGMLSKLDPYTVFIDEKNQDDIDLLTNGKYGGVGLSIGIRNDKVTILEILDGYSAQKQGLRVGDVITSVGDKSVSTEKIDEISSFVKGEPGTSVQIKVLRSNESDTLIFNLIREEVIIKNIAFADFYPENSANVYIKLTNFSRSAGDELRSALRGLKNKKEISSIVLDLRGNPGGLLDVAVDVCDKFLNKGVLIVSTRGKDINSEKKYFADEEPLAGTEKLIVLINGNSASASEIVAGAIQDHDRGVILGTQSFGKGLVQTITPLSFNTSLKITTAKYYTPSGRCIQKVDYSMDNKVIPEHDSLKKDMFSTDNKRIVYSAGGITPDTVVEYTIKSDLLKDLLAKGKIFDFADQYYYKNEKSDFKKIDEKKLIAEFKQYLKDSDYKYESETEKKFNELIKTINEKNKTSNIESTLQKVRTDLNKIFENEFNDFTKEIVSELKIEIASRYFGTNGAIKERLLYDEQFNAALKIFSDKNIYPRLLNSKM, encoded by the coding sequence ATGAAGATTAGTAAATATGTTTGGTTCTCACTGTTAATTGCAGCAGCATTAAGTACATTTGGTTTTATCTATTCAAACAAAGATATCTATTTTGAAATAACTAAAAATCTTGAACTGTTTGGAAAAGTTTATAAAGAAATTTCCTTTAACTATGTTGATGAAATTGATCCACAGGAATTTATGAGAGCGGGTATAAAAGGGATGCTTAGTAAACTAGACCCTTACACTGTTTTTATTGATGAAAAAAATCAGGATGATATTGACCTTTTGACAAATGGCAAATACGGCGGAGTGGGTCTTTCAATTGGAATTAGAAATGATAAGGTTACAATTCTTGAAATCCTTGATGGATATTCTGCCCAGAAACAAGGGTTAAGGGTTGGCGACGTTATTACTTCAGTTGGTGATAAATCTGTTTCAACAGAAAAAATTGACGAGATCTCTTCATTTGTTAAAGGAGAACCTGGTACATCTGTTCAGATTAAAGTTCTAAGGTCAAATGAAAGTGATACTTTGATATTTAATTTGATAAGAGAAGAAGTAATTATTAAGAATATTGCATTTGCTGATTTCTATCCGGAAAATTCAGCGAATGTGTATATAAAACTAACTAATTTCAGCCGCTCCGCAGGTGATGAGTTAAGAAGTGCTTTGCGAGGATTAAAAAACAAAAAAGAAATCAGTTCAATTGTTCTTGACTTACGCGGTAATCCTGGTGGGCTGTTAGATGTTGCTGTTGATGTTTGTGACAAATTTCTTAATAAAGGTGTTTTGATTGTTTCCACAAGAGGAAAAGATATCAACAGTGAAAAAAAATATTTTGCAGATGAAGAACCTTTAGCTGGTACCGAAAAACTCATAGTCTTGATTAATGGAAATAGTGCTTCAGCATCTGAAATTGTAGCTGGTGCAATTCAGGATCATGATAGGGGAGTGATTTTAGGTACTCAATCATTTGGCAAAGGATTAGTCCAAACTATAACTCCGCTTAGCTTTAATACTTCTTTAAAGATTACAACTGCTAAATATTATACTCCAAGCGGACGATGCATTCAAAAAGTTGATTACTCAATGGATAACAAAGTAATTCCTGAACACGACTCGCTTAAAAAAGATATGTTTTCTACTGATAATAAAAGGATAGTTTACAGTGCAGGCGGAATAACACCTGATACTGTTGTGGAATACACCATAAAAAGTGATTTGCTGAAAGATCTGTTAGCGAAAGGAAAGATTTTTGATTTTGCTGATCAGTATTATTATAAAAATGAGAAATCAGATTTTAAGAAAATTGATGAGAAGAAATTGATTGCAGAGTTTAAACAATACCTTAAAGATTCTGATTATAAGTACGAATCGGAAACAGAAAAGAAATTCAATGAGCTGATCAAAACAATTAATGAAAAGAATAAGACAAGTAACATTGAAAGCACATTACAAAAGGTTAGAACAGATTTAAATAAAATCTTTGAGAATGAATTCAATGATTTTACAAAAGAGATTGTTTCTGAGCTTAAAATTGAAATTGCTTCGCGATATTTCGGTACAAACGGTGCTATCAAAGAGCGCTTATTGTATGATGAACAGTTTAATGCAGCTCTTAAAATCTTTTCCGATAAGAACATTTATCCGCGACTGCTTAATAGTAAAATGTAA
- a CDS encoding cytochrome c3 family protein has protein sequence MKKSFLDYIFRNRLPVVIFVVIASFTLTYFVSSAERDGIGYSPDQPIAYSHKLHAGDMKIDCQYCHVGVEKSRHAMVPAVATCMNCHTVARKDTPEIKKLSEYYINGIPLQWKRIHKIPDYAYFNHSVHVNKGIDCTACHGEITTMEKVGQMNSFTMGSCLNCHRHAHEKLPELRDKIKPGPEYCSACHR, from the coding sequence ATGAAGAAATCTTTTCTGGATTACATTTTTAGAAACAGATTACCTGTTGTGATTTTTGTTGTAATTGCTTCATTTACATTAACATATTTTGTTTCTAGTGCTGAGCGTGATGGTATAGGATATTCACCGGATCAGCCAATTGCATATTCTCATAAATTACATGCCGGAGATATGAAGATCGATTGTCAATATTGCCATGTTGGTGTAGAAAAATCCCGGCACGCAATGGTTCCTGCTGTAGCTACCTGCATGAACTGTCATACTGTAGCAAGAAAAGATACTCCCGAAATAAAAAAGCTTTCTGAGTATTATATTAATGGAATACCGCTGCAATGGAAACGGATTCACAAGATTCCAGACTATGCATATTTTAACCATTCGGTTCACGTAAATAAAGGGATAGATTGCACTGCTTGTCATGGTGAAATAACTACAATGGAAAAAGTCGGTCAGATGAATTCTTTTACTATGGGAAGCTGCTTAAATTGTCATAGGCACGCACACGAAAAACTCCCTGAATTAAGAGATAAAATAAAACCTGGTCCTGAATACTGTTCAGCTTGTCACAGGTAA
- a CDS encoding TAT-variant-translocated molybdopterin oxidoreductase: MSEQNNGLNAANEDNTPHPNYWRSFESLYNDQTVIEAKAHEFKAGVTDDFSPSGLSSISRRKFIALLGASAALAGTSCTDYRDKGEIVPYNVKPEEITVGKPNYYASTCTACQNACGILIKTREGRPIKIDGNPDHPINKGKICAKGQANILNLYDPERIKTPQKNTNSSFNEVSWKDADNEIITALGLADKGEIALISHTIVSPTMLKVIEDFKAKYPSAKLYSYELFNDSIKNSAWRKIYGSGNFPLLKWDEAKIILSLESDFLGTEGNKVENSRMYSQNRDVDNKKFTRLYCVDSGLTITGINSDYRLRIDPAAQLEFVLSLTNEIVKKGSITSVINISDYDLSSFAKKYNLDSKILDHLVSDLIANKGKSIITAGNSLPENVHIAVNLLNDALGNKSLYRTDTSSVSIVEHSTVEEFETLVQKMNSGSVAVVINIDCNPVYHFADDLGFEKALSKVPLSISLAERFNETSSVTNFTLPLNHNFESWGDAQVRTNVISLQQPVISPIHKTRQKESIFLTWISGKSDSFTEYLYLSYLKNNWEKNIYPTLNSKINFEKFWLGALHDGIVKTNSTAIEPGATNSVTLDLPQKGQKKSESLTLVIKENYSLGDGRYAHNGWLQELPHPVSKTTWDNYAALSEKTCKDFGLVDNDLIEVNIENRKLVLPVFMQAGTADNVIVVESGYGRINSGIVATGVGFNVNSLLSVKSDLSPWIYSNAKITKTGDKYLLATTQEHHAFDDPLVQDLHIIRKIIQEGTVSQYLKNPSFIKENNAEHLPSVSNPYPYNGVKWGMAIDLNKCTGCGDCVVACDVENNIPVVGKDQVLKSREMQWLRIDRYYSGSPDNPKVSVQPMLCQHCDQAPCENVCPVVATTHSPDGLNQMTYNRCVGTRYCSNNCPYKVRRFNFYNFRDHFRDSYQENPILALMHNPEVTVRSRGVMEKCTFCVQRISEAKADATYQKRNLKGSDVTTACQDSCGSNAIYFGDINDKESEFNKYRNHELGYYVLEELNVKPNVTYIAKLRNIHSEEV, from the coding sequence ATGTCTGAACAGAATAATGGTTTAAATGCAGCTAACGAAGATAATACTCCTCATCCAAACTATTGGAGGAGTTTTGAATCATTATATAATGACCAAACAGTAATTGAAGCAAAGGCTCATGAATTTAAAGCAGGAGTAACAGATGATTTTTCTCCTTCTGGTTTATCAAGTATTTCCAGAAGAAAATTTATTGCATTGTTAGGTGCGTCTGCAGCTTTAGCTGGTACATCTTGTACGGATTATCGTGATAAAGGTGAGATTGTTCCTTATAATGTAAAACCTGAAGAGATTACAGTTGGAAAACCAAATTATTATGCTTCTACCTGTACGGCTTGCCAAAATGCATGCGGAATTTTAATTAAAACCCGTGAAGGTCGTCCAATTAAGATTGACGGCAATCCGGATCATCCAATTAATAAAGGAAAAATTTGTGCAAAGGGACAGGCAAATATTTTAAATTTATATGATCCTGAAAGAATTAAAACACCACAAAAAAATACAAACTCATCTTTTAATGAAGTTAGCTGGAAAGATGCAGATAATGAAATAATAACGGCGCTTGGATTAGCAGACAAAGGTGAAATAGCACTCATTTCTCATACCATCGTTTCGCCTACAATGCTTAAAGTTATTGAAGATTTTAAAGCTAAATATCCTTCAGCTAAACTTTACAGTTACGAATTATTTAATGACTCGATCAAGAATTCAGCATGGAGAAAAATATACGGTTCAGGAAATTTTCCGTTATTAAAATGGGATGAAGCTAAAATAATTCTTTCGCTTGAATCGGATTTTTTAGGCACTGAAGGAAACAAAGTTGAAAACTCCAGAATGTATTCGCAAAACAGAGATGTTGATAATAAAAAATTTACCAGGCTTTATTGTGTTGATAGCGGTTTAACGATTACCGGGATTAATTCTGACTATAGATTACGCATTGATCCGGCAGCACAGCTGGAATTTGTATTAAGTTTAACTAATGAAATAGTTAAAAAGGGGAGCATTACTTCAGTAATTAATATTTCAGATTATGATCTTAGTAGTTTTGCAAAAAAATATAATCTTGATTCAAAGATTTTAGATCACCTTGTTTCAGATCTTATTGCTAATAAAGGTAAATCAATTATTACCGCAGGTAATTCACTGCCGGAAAATGTTCATATAGCTGTTAATCTTTTAAATGATGCTTTAGGTAATAAAAGTTTATACAGAACAGATACATCATCAGTGTCTATTGTTGAACATTCAACCGTAGAAGAGTTTGAAACATTAGTTCAAAAAATGAATTCAGGTTCGGTGGCAGTAGTCATAAATATTGACTGCAATCCGGTTTACCATTTTGCAGATGATCTTGGCTTTGAGAAAGCTCTTTCTAAGGTGCCTTTAAGTATATCTCTTGCAGAAAGATTTAATGAAACATCATCGGTTACAAATTTTACACTTCCGCTTAATCATAACTTTGAAAGCTGGGGAGATGCACAAGTAAGGACCAATGTTATTTCATTACAACAGCCGGTTATTTCACCAATTCATAAAACAAGACAAAAAGAATCAATATTTTTAACATGGATATCAGGTAAGTCAGATAGTTTTACAGAGTATTTATATCTTAGTTATCTGAAGAATAACTGGGAAAAAAATATTTATCCAACTCTTAACTCTAAAATAAATTTTGAAAAATTCTGGCTTGGTGCTTTGCACGATGGAATTGTTAAAACAAATTCTACAGCAATAGAGCCTGGTGCAACTAATTCAGTAACTCTTGACTTACCACAAAAAGGACAAAAAAAATCTGAAAGTCTGACACTTGTTATTAAAGAAAATTATTCGCTTGGTGATGGCAGATATGCTCATAATGGATGGCTCCAGGAGTTACCTCATCCGGTTTCAAAGACAACTTGGGATAATTATGCAGCACTATCAGAAAAGACCTGTAAAGATTTTGGATTAGTAGATAATGATTTGATAGAAGTAAATATTGAAAATAGAAAACTGGTATTACCTGTTTTTATGCAAGCTGGAACAGCAGATAATGTGATTGTTGTAGAAAGCGGATACGGCAGAATAAATTCGGGTATTGTTGCTACCGGTGTTGGCTTCAATGTAAATTCACTTCTTTCGGTTAAATCTGATTTATCACCATGGATTTATAGTAATGCTAAAATTACTAAAACAGGTGATAAGTATTTACTGGCAACTACACAGGAACATCACGCTTTTGATGATCCTTTAGTTCAGGATTTACATATAATCAGAAAAATAATTCAGGAAGGCACTGTATCTCAGTATTTAAAGAATCCTTCATTTATAAAAGAAAATAATGCAGAACATTTGCCAAGTGTTTCAAATCCATATCCATATAATGGCGTAAAATGGGGTATGGCAATCGATTTAAATAAATGCACTGGCTGTGGAGATTGTGTCGTAGCTTGCGATGTTGAAAATAACATTCCGGTTGTTGGTAAAGATCAAGTGTTGAAAAGCAGGGAAATGCAATGGTTAAGGATTGATCGATATTACTCAGGCAGTCCTGATAATCCCAAAGTAAGCGTACAACCAATGTTATGTCAGCATTGTGATCAGGCACCTTGTGAAAATGTCTGTCCTGTTGTCGCAACAACCCACAGTCCTGATGGATTAAATCAAATGACTTACAACAGATGTGTTGGTACCCGGTATTGTTCGAACAACTGTCCCTATAAAGTTAGAAGATTTAACTTCTATAATTTCAGAGATCACTTCAGAGATAGTTATCAGGAGAATCCGATTTTAGCATTGATGCATAATCCTGAAGTTACAGTCAGGTCACGCGGTGTAATGGAGAAGTGTACTTTCTGTGTTCAAAGAATATCAGAAGCAAAGGCTGATGCTACATATCAGAAAAGAAATCTTAAAGGTTCAGATGTAACAACTGCCTGTCAGGATTCCTGCGGTTCAAACGCAATTTATTTTGGCGATATAAACGATAAAGAATCAGAATTTAATAAATATAGAAATCACGAGCTTGGATATTATGTTCTTGAAGAGCTTAACGTCAAGCCGAATGTAACTTACATTGCAAAACTTAGAAATATTCATTCGGAGGAAGTTTAG